The DNA sequence CAACAAATAACCCATTGCAGTTCCCCAAAGTGTCATTAAGTACCAAACCGATTTTATCGGACAGGTACCGCTTGCACAGCCAATATATTTCCAATACAGAAATCCCCCAATTGCACCAATAATTGTAACCAGAAGTTTGTACCGAAAAACTTTACTTTTCATTGTTCTATGCTTGTTTTCTATTGAAACACCGCGTTTTCAGATATGTTCGGAGTATGAGAATAGATAATAGGTATCCACCATAGATATTATTGATACCTGTGAGAACCCCTTCTTCAAATAGCTCAAAGCTAAAAGGAGCAAAATATTCAAAAAAATTTAGCGAATAAATTCCTGACGGATCGGATTAAAACTATCAATTAACCGGGCTGTTGGCGATAAAATTTTAACGGTATGTTTTTGTCCGGAGGAGGCTGAGAACATATCGCCTGCATGAAGATGCCGTTCGGGTTCACCTTCGCAGTAGAATATGATTTCACCGGAAGCCACATAACTGGTTTGCTCGTGCAAATGCGAATGAAAAGGCTCTGCTTCTGCCCACGGACCATCCGTAAAATCAACGATAACAGTCATTAAATTGGGAGTAGATATGATGCGTCGCTCCAGACCTTCGCGAACGATTTCCGGAGTACTTTCTGAGAATTTTAGAATGGCCATGTTACTAGTTATGAATTATAAATGATAAGTTATGAGTTTACCGTGCTGGACAAACTATTTTACTGCTTTTTTGATTTGTTTTGGACTCATACTATCCTGATAAACCAGCATTGAATATTTCAGAATTAATGGCTGATCGAACGGAATGGCAACGGGCTTTCGCCCCGGGAACGCTGCATTTTGCATACTGGCGGTTTTCCTAACAATCCAGCTGGTTGATGGCTCTGGATTTGATGGATCACTCCAAATAGCAACTCCGCCTTGTTTCCCATCCCGCAGAAATGATCCACTAATATTCATCGAATTGCCTGCTTCTATGGCTGTATTTATGGGTTCAATCGGCCCATTTGCACCCGAGAAGGCTACATCGGAAGGTAATTTCAAGCGGACTGAAAATCCACCGTAACCCTTTCCATCGTCGGAGCCGCCAATACTCAACCGATCGGTCAGTGCTTTCAGGCGAATTTCAAAATCAATTCGGCGGTAATTTCCGGTCTTGGGATGAATGATGATCCGGGTATCTTCCTTCAGGTAAGCGTTCTCACCATTGTCCCACAAAGGCGATTTCCATTCTACCGTAGCATTCATTAAGCCAACTCCTTTTTGAAGCCTAAATTCAAAATTGGTCACTTTTTGCTGAAAATTCTTCAAATCCCAACCATCAGAAATTTGCCTGTTATCGATTAATATCTGATGCCAAGCCCAGAAGACGCCACGGTGATGCAGGTGATCGGTTGGGAAATCTTCGGTAAGTCTTAAGCCATCAGCACCGTAGATCGGATGAATGTAATTACAGCGGCTATATTCTCCATTTTTATCTTTTGGACTTTTCTGATAGAAAAAGATGCTGTCTTTGCCTTCCATAAAAAGAAACCCACCAGGCTTCACAACCATATTGATTTGAGCATTTCCGGTAAACGAAAAGAATATCAACAAGGCAATCGTTATCAATTTTAGCATTCGTTTAGTTTTAGTCTATTAGCGTCACGAAAATATCAAAAAAAAGAAAACTCCCCGAATGAATCAGGGAGTTTATGCAATTTATAGAATTACAGATTAGTTCTTACAACTTCGGTTCCCATCCTTTTTGGTATTCCCGATCCCAAAGTTTCATCGCATCATTGTCTAAAATATGGCCATCAACCGTATTTACCTTAAAAGGTTTGTTCGTACGATAAGCAATGTTTGAATAGTGAACCAACATTTGACTGATAGCGCCTTCTTCGATAGGAGAATTTAACTTGCTTTCTTTTCCTCTGATTACATTAAAGAAATTGGCCACATGCGTGTCTGTCATATCACCGCCGCCACCTAAAGCAGTACCAGCTTCACTACCCGATGATTTATTGTCCTTGACCTTTTTCCCCATCCGGTCGTAGAGCGTATAACCATCGCGATTAACGAAAACAGTTCCTTCGCTTCCATAAATGATCGTTCCACGATCGGATCCGTAGGTATT is a window from the Aquipluma nitroreducens genome containing:
- a CDS encoding DUF6132 family protein, which encodes MKSKVFRYKLLVTIIGAIGGFLYWKYIGCASGTCPIKSVWYLMTLWGTAMGYLLGDLSVNFVVKREAGNDKTV
- a CDS encoding cupin domain-containing protein, which produces MAILKFSESTPEIVREGLERRIISTPNLMTVIVDFTDGPWAEAEPFHSHLHEQTSYVASGEIIFYCEGEPERHLHAGDMFSASSGQKHTVKILSPTARLIDSFNPIRQEFIR
- a CDS encoding DUF6807 family protein; amino-acid sequence: MLKLITIALLIFFSFTGNAQINMVVKPGGFLFMEGKDSIFFYQKSPKDKNGEYSRCNYIHPIYGADGLRLTEDFPTDHLHHRGVFWAWHQILIDNRQISDGWDLKNFQQKVTNFEFRLQKGVGLMNATVEWKSPLWDNGENAYLKEDTRIIIHPKTGNYRRIDFEIRLKALTDRLSIGGSDDGKGYGGFSVRLKLPSDVAFSGANGPIEPINTAIEAGNSMNISGSFLRDGKQGGVAIWSDPSNPEPSTSWIVRKTASMQNAAFPGRKPVAIPFDQPLILKYSMLVYQDSMSPKQIKKAVK